A stretch of Corallococcus macrosporus DNA encodes these proteins:
- a CDS encoding DUF6986 family protein, with protein sequence MKTTLTPEASAASREALRRANVAFAHAYPGDSGRRQPVHTVYGGAHLFRAGTARKMGDLALAALRDHATDGSQLAHGLGLPQRGGFAQRVHDRVVDKLQREPVEDFRIDFEDGYGHRPDPEEDAHAVAAATEVARGLEQGSLPPFIGIRVKSFTEELYARASRTLDLFVTTLLEQSGGRLPPSFVVTLPKVTVPEQVTALAKLLSELESAHHLPPGALSLELMVETPQALFDARGRPHLRSLVEAGEGRCSHVHLGVYDYTAALDVSAHMQHMLHPACDYLRDTVQVLLAGSGVRLSDGATNVMPVGPHRKQGDTALLPTQLRENTDAVHRAWQVAYRHTRHSLERGYYQGWDLHPAQLPVRYAAVYAFFLEGLEPASQRLKAFVDKAAQATLLGDVFDDAATGQGLLNFFLRGLACGALTEEETRATGLTLEELRSRSFRGIVQGRAAASR encoded by the coding sequence ATGAAGACCACGCTCACGCCTGAAGCCTCCGCCGCCTCTCGTGAGGCCCTGCGCCGCGCCAACGTGGCGTTCGCCCATGCGTATCCGGGCGACTCCGGCCGGCGCCAGCCCGTGCACACCGTGTACGGCGGCGCCCACCTCTTCCGCGCGGGCACCGCGCGGAAGATGGGGGACCTGGCGCTCGCGGCGCTGCGCGACCACGCCACGGACGGCTCCCAGCTCGCCCACGGGCTGGGGCTGCCCCAGCGCGGCGGCTTCGCCCAGCGCGTCCATGACCGCGTCGTCGACAAGCTCCAGCGCGAGCCCGTCGAGGACTTCCGCATCGACTTCGAGGACGGCTACGGCCACCGCCCCGACCCGGAAGAGGACGCCCACGCCGTCGCCGCCGCCACGGAAGTGGCCAGGGGCCTGGAGCAGGGCTCGCTGCCGCCGTTCATCGGCATCCGCGTGAAGTCCTTCACGGAAGAACTCTACGCCCGCGCCTCGCGCACCCTGGACCTCTTCGTCACCACGCTGCTGGAGCAATCCGGTGGCAGGTTGCCCCCATCCTTCGTCGTCACCCTGCCCAAGGTCACCGTGCCTGAACAGGTGACCGCCCTGGCCAAGCTCCTGTCGGAGCTGGAGTCCGCCCACCACCTGCCCCCCGGCGCGCTCTCGCTGGAGCTGATGGTGGAGACGCCCCAGGCCCTCTTCGACGCGCGCGGCCGGCCGCACCTGCGCTCGCTCGTGGAGGCCGGCGAGGGCCGCTGCTCCCACGTGCACCTGGGCGTCTACGACTACACCGCCGCCCTGGACGTCAGTGCGCACATGCAGCACATGCTCCATCCCGCCTGCGATTACCTGCGCGACACCGTGCAGGTGCTCCTCGCGGGCAGCGGCGTGCGCCTGTCCGACGGCGCCACCAACGTCATGCCCGTGGGCCCCCACCGCAAGCAGGGCGACACCGCGCTGCTCCCCACGCAACTGCGCGAGAACACCGACGCCGTGCACCGCGCGTGGCAGGTGGCGTACCGGCACACGCGCCACTCGCTGGAGCGCGGCTACTACCAGGGCTGGGACCTGCACCCCGCCCAGCTCCCCGTGCGCTACGCCGCCGTCTACGCCTTCTTCCTGGAGGGCCTGGAGCCGGCGTCCCAGCGCCTCAAGGCCTTCGTGGACAAGGCCGCCCAGGCCACCCTGCTGGGCGACGTGTTCGACGACGCCGCCACCGGCCAGGGGCTGCTCAACTTCTTCCTGCGCGGGCTCGCCTGCGGCGCCCTCACCGAAGAGGAGACCCGCGCCACCGGCCTCACGCTGGAGGAACTGCGAAGCCGCTCCTTCCGAGGCATCGTCCAGGGCCGCGCGGCCGCGTCACGCTGA
- a CDS encoding DUF3226 domain-containing protein, with the protein MTSAREQVLFVEGADDREVIYRICNHHSLDNKRLFAVEDKDGYENVREALQVKPRVLGMKAIGAVVDADEDLGPRWQSLRDALAYSGYTRLPELPDADGTIIPAQNDLPRIGIWLMPDNQIGGVLEDFLQRIIQQGDVLLPAAIDAVNGLPIRRFKPTYQTKATIHTWLAWQKEPGTPLGIAVSKHYLQADHELAQRFVAWMRRLFIPAPEAPTP; encoded by the coding sequence ATGACTTCCGCCCGGGAGCAAGTCCTTTTTGTTGAAGGCGCGGACGATCGCGAAGTCATTTATCGCATCTGCAACCACCACAGCCTCGACAACAAGAGGCTTTTTGCCGTTGAGGACAAAGACGGGTACGAGAACGTACGAGAAGCCTTGCAGGTCAAGCCTCGTGTTCTCGGCATGAAGGCCATAGGAGCAGTTGTCGATGCCGACGAGGATCTGGGTCCTCGGTGGCAGTCGCTCCGAGATGCCCTAGCGTACTCCGGCTACACCCGTTTGCCTGAACTCCCAGACGCCGATGGCACCATCATCCCTGCACAAAATGATCTGCCTCGAATCGGCATTTGGCTAATGCCTGACAACCAGATTGGGGGAGTTCTTGAAGATTTCCTCCAACGAATCATCCAGCAAGGCGACGTCCTCCTCCCAGCAGCCATCGACGCGGTGAATGGTCTACCGATTCGGCGCTTCAAACCCACCTATCAAACCAAAGCGACCATACACACCTGGCTCGCATGGCAGAAGGAGCCTGGAACACCACTGGGAATAGCCGTGTCCAAACACTACCTCCAGGCGGACCATGAGCTCGCCCAACGCTTCGTGGCCTGGATGCGGCGCCTGTTCATCCCTGCCCCTGAAGCCCCCACCCCATGA